In Elgaria multicarinata webbii isolate HBS135686 ecotype San Diego chromosome 19, rElgMul1.1.pri, whole genome shotgun sequence, a genomic segment contains:
- the NRARP gene encoding notch-regulated ankyrin repeat-containing protein produces MSQTELPTCAAPPPAPPAPQAAAAAGVAPPTASQRVFQEAVRQGNTRQLQALLQNMTSCEFNVNSFGPEGQTALHQSVIDGNLELVKLLVKFGADIRLANRDGWSALHIAAFGGHQDIVLYLITKAKYSSGGRG; encoded by the coding sequence ATGAGCCAGACGGAGCTGCCGACCTGCGCGGCGCCGCCGCCCGCGCCGCCCGCGCCCCAGGCCGCCGCGGCCGCGGGGGTCGCCCCGCCGACGGCCAGCCAGCGCGTCTTCCAGGAGGCGGTGCGCCAAGGCAACACGCGGCAGCTGCAGGCGCTGCTGCAGAACATGACCAGCTGCGAGTTCAACGTGAACTCCTTCGGGCCCGAGGGCCAGACGGCGCTGCACCAGTCCGTCATCGACGGCAACCTGGAGCTGGTCAAGCTCCTGGTCAAGTTCGGCGCCGACATCCGCCTGGCGAACCGCGACGGCTGGAGCGCGCTGCACATCGCCGCCTTCGGGGGCCACCAGGACATCGTGCTCTACCTGATCACCAAGGCCAAGTACTCGTCGGGCGGGCGCGGCTGA